In Humulus lupulus chromosome 6, drHumLupu1.1, whole genome shotgun sequence, a single genomic region encodes these proteins:
- the LOC133784897 gene encoding uncharacterized protein LOC133784897: MPSEEMFDLYSAPDALASKKKASRRHRGKCRKEPPAKKKPALRTLQQLVLRKNTTPPPSPLEQQSPPAPVGSTPPPSAPVDQTQPAALVQTRDDLSSHALKSSKDKMTRILKHEHSREAMAGIESMDVDQILNRALNELASALLTMIAGWLRSGVITEQSKASEQWHAEELKAVEAKYIEQLEAVQKANAALLEEENKLAEEMKQQQTALNKALEAKEKYKESDLTNFSEAKKLEADLIESRQEADKLEARINDLEKTNASNLERYKGATSKSFYDFWKHNQGADFSYLSECMRQIEIAWCVARLEEEERAKTPASPEISLATGVEGVKNEVEAAVNQENPQDPPAS, encoded by the exons atgccatccgaaGAGATGTTCGACCTCTACAGTGCGCCTGATGCTCTTGCGAGCAAGAAGAAGGCAAGCAGGCGGCATCGCGGGAAGTGCAGAAAAGAGCCTCCGGCAAAAAAAAAACCCGCACTGAGGACCCTCCAGCAGTTGGTCCTTCGAAAAAATACAACACCACCTCCATCTCCCCTCGAGCAGCAATCTCCACCTGCACCGGTAGGGTCGACCCCTCCTCCATCGGCTCCAGTCGATCAGACACAGCCAGCTGCCCTTGTTCAAACAAGGGATGACTTATCAAGCCACGCTCTAAAATCATCCAAGGACAAGATGACAAGGATCCTGAAGCACGAGCACAGCCGAGAAGCCATGGCTGGGATAGAGtcgatggatgtcgaccagatcTTGAACCGCGCGCTAAACGAGCTTGCCAGT GCACTTCTGACCATGATTGCCGGCTGGCTCCGCTCAGGGGTCATCACTGAGCAATCCAAGGCGTCCGAGCAATGGCacgctgaggagcttaaggccgtTGAAGCAAAATATATAGAGCAGCTTGAGGCAGTTCAGAAGGCAAATGCGGCATTGCTCGAGGAAGAAAATAAACTGGCCGAGGAGATGAAGCAACAGCAGACTGCTCTAAACAAAGCCCTTGAAGCAAAGGAGAAGTACAAAGAGTCTGACCTCACCAATTTTAGCGAAGCCAAGAAACTCGAGGCAGACCTGATCGAGAGCAGGCAAGAGGCTGATAAGTTGGAGGCTCGCATCAACGATCTTGAAAAAACCAACGCTagcaatctggagaggtacaagggcgCCACGTCCAAgagcttctatgatttctggaaacacaaccaaggggctGATTTCAGCTATCTCTCTGAGTGCATGAGGCAAATTGAAATAGCCTGGTGTGTTGCTCgcttggaggaagaagaaagagcgaAAACCCCAGCCTCGCCCGAGATCTCTTTGGCCACTGGCGTTGAAGGCGTAAAGAATGAAGTCGAAGCTGCAGTCAACCAGGAAAATCcacaagaccctcctgcctcatga
- the LOC133781965 gene encoding zinc finger CCCH domain-containing protein 48-like codes for MTLVNGTLFAGTQSGQILAWKASSEEANPFIPVSVPSSVTHEGAVVCLCYGGNRLFSGSLDSSIKVWDENLQCVATLKGHSDGVMSLVFWGYYLLSCSLDGTVKIWATSQGGQIEENYTHKEGHGVLALNGITLPKKTDAEADQNILLCSCNDNSVRLYALPSFEEKGRFFTRQEVRTIQKGPGGLIFTGDGAGRTTVWKTNV; via the exons ATGACTTTGGTGAATGGTACTTTGTTTGCTGGTACCCAGAGTGGGCAGATCTTAGCATGGAAAGCTTCCTCTGAAGAAGCTAATCCTTTTATTCCTGTTAGTGTCCCATCGTCCGTGACACATGAAGGTGCAGTAGTCTGTTTATGTTATGGTGGAAACAGACTATTTTCAGGTTCTCTAGACAGTTCAATCAAG GTGTGGGATGAGAATTTACAATGTGTGGCCACTTTGAAGGGGCATTCAGATGGGGTGATGTCGCTTGTGTTTTGGGGATACTATTTATTGTCATGTTCATTGGATGGCACTGTCAAAATTTGGGCTACCTCTCAAGGAGGCCAAATAGAGGAAAACTATACGCACAAGGAGGGACAT GGTGTTCTTGCACTTAATGGGATAACACTCCCTAAGAAGACTGATGCAGAAGCTGACCAAAATATTTTGCTTTGCTCTTGTAATGACAACTCTGTTCGTCTGTATGCGCTGCCAAGTTTTGAAGAGAAGGGCAGATTCTTTACAAGACAAGAGGTGAGGACAATTCAAAAGGGTCCCGGAGGACTGATTTTTACTGGGGATGGTGCTGGTCGTACTACTGTGTGGAAGACGAATGTCTAA